The Cervus canadensis isolate Bull #8, Minnesota chromosome 24, ASM1932006v1, whole genome shotgun sequence nucleotide sequence ATTTATTCCTAACAAGAAACCTTGTATCAATCACCATTCTATCATACCATGAGACagggaagtattttaaaaacaacctTTTGCATCACCTAAAATAACcgttttggctttatttttaaatcaggaaatgAATGTAAAAGATTTCAACAACTGGCAACCAAAAGTATTTTATACTAAACCTTTACAAGGCAGAACTGATGAAAGCTAACGCTTGCATGAAATTTTAACTTCTGAAGAAGGTAAGACAAACTTAAATAGGTCACATCCCATGGtcctttaaaaattgtcttttaatttttgatgtGTCAATGATTTTTCTGCTGTCCCTCTTCcccaacaggaaaacaaaaaataaactttgtgaCTTAAATTATTGTGGGTCTGGGGCTAGGGTTGCCTACTACGGGCGAGGAAAATAATGGATACTTTTAAATGGCTATTTTTAGATTTAGGGTTAACCAATCTCGTATTTAAGATGTGAGAAATATGGTCGGGGTGCGAGGGGAGAGCCAAAGGACCCAACACCACGGCTGCCCCCCGCCAAGGTGATGTGAAACAAAAGTACGTCGCTAATACTCGTTTCAACGAAGTGTTTCAGAATGATCGCTCTCAAGTGATTACCTTATTGAAAAGGGTTAAAACCGAAACTGTTTTCAAACATCAGCTTCCCTTTTACAAGATCccaataggtttttttttttaattacaaatatatttttcttagcaCCCCTTTCCTTCCCCGAAGAATGCATTTCCATGACTActgatttagaagaaaaaaaaaaagagggtgaggggagagtcaaaaaattattttaaaaagcgcGAGTTCTCATTACCTCATGTAAGcagaaaagcacagaaaacagCATTTTCCCAATGGGGCGGGAGCGGGGGGAAAGGGCGTGAATAAAATACAGGACGAGAGGAAAACCTTGGGTTTCGAACTTTATTGCacaaagagaggagaggagagtagGTCAGACGGAGCACCGCTTCCCCTCGCTAGGCGGGCATGGCAGACACGGAGGCTACCGGGAAGGCAGGCACCTTCACCTCCTCTGCCCTCAACTGTcgccttcttcctcctccaccccccgCGGGCACCCCGGCGGCGCTACACCGACGGACTGCGGGCCGGGTCGGGGGGCGAGACTGTCGGCGGGGGCCGGGCAGGCGGCGCAGGGGGTAGAGCCGGCCGGGCCGGCGGGCGGCCTCCCCCGGGGCGGCTCCGGGCTCCCGGCTCcgcgcccggcccggcccggcggCGGCGGGAACGCGGGCGCCAGCTCGCCGCGGCCGGCCGCCCGCCCGCACACACCCCCGGCCGCCGGCTCCCAccccgcccgccgccccgccgccccccgccaTGAGCGCCGCCGCTGGCTGCAGGCAGAGTCGCTGCCGCCCCGGCCGCCGCTGGCTCCAGTCCGCCGCCATTATTCTTTGTTCGCTGCGAGCGGCGGCGATGGTGTGGGGCTCGGGCGGAGGCTCCATCTTTACCGCGGCCCCTCCTGCGAGGGGAAGGCCCCGAGCGCGGGTGTCCGGCGCCTCCCCGTCCCCCCTCCGTCCCCCCGGCTCTCTCCggctcctgcctcctcctcctgctcctcttaCCGGTGGTACAAGCTCCTCCGTCACTGCTTTCGTTCGCGGCCCGGATCTCGCTGGAGTTTTATTCTCTCCCCCACGTAACACACCGCGTCAAACTACACCTCCGCCGCGTCACTCACCAACACTCCGCTTCTCCCAGCCGCCCGGGCCACAGGCAGCAGCAGCCGCCGCCGACTGAGGACTCGCAGCCAGGGAGCCAGCCAGCGCCGCCCAGTGCCGAGTGCGCAGCGGCCGCGCACGGAAACAGCCGAGCTCAGTCGGGAGGAGCTCGAGCTGCCCCGCCCTCCGCGCTGAAGGCGGAAGTTGCCGAAGACCTTCGAGTTCCTTCGGGCGCGGCGGAGGGGTTCCTCCGGGAGAGGGAAAGCGGCGGTGGGCTGGGAcccgggggtggggaggtggggagctaTAAGCACCCCCGCTGCTCTGGCCGAGTATCGACGGTTTAAAACCGGCGCGGAAATTTGCAGGAAGAATTGGGGTTTGTGTGTGGCGTGGTGGGGAATTCCCGAGGGGTGTGGACGGTTCGATGGAAACCCCCGGTGCGGGCTGCCCTTGCGGCTGTAAGCGGCGGGC carries:
- the LOC122426136 gene encoding basic salivary proline-rich protein 2-like is translated as MVGVRGESQRTQHHGCPPPREERRVGQTEHRFPSLGGHGRHGGYREGRHLHLLCPQLSPSSSSTPRGHPGGATPTDCGPGRGARLSAGAGQAAQGVEPAGPAGGLPRGGSGLPAPRPARPGGGGNAGASSPRPAARPHTPPAAGSHPARRPAAPRHERRRWLQAESLPPRPPLAPVRRHYSLFAASGGDGVGLGRRLHLYRGPSCEGKAPSAGVRRLPVPPPSPRLSPAPASSSCSSYRWYKLLRHCFRSRPGSRWSFILSPTRPGHRQQQPPPTEDSQPGSQPAPPSAECAAAAHGNSRAQSGGARAAPPSALKAEVAEDLRVPSGAAEGFLRERESGGGLGPGGGEVGSYKHPRCSGRVSTV